Proteins encoded in a region of the Sparus aurata chromosome 6, fSpaAur1.1, whole genome shotgun sequence genome:
- the LOC115583277 gene encoding butyrophilin subfamily 2 member A2-like isoform X5: MADSGIYSCIFPHLQPRQTYNIELVVGACPKPYIEILDETKDWSLLQCEVQGASPEPKVEWKDSAGNILPAEEPQVLESGGSYSVTLNITVTKTGRYRCVVTQEEINHQTYAKTFVIVSENPSSVSEDPSNKVAIGWLGGIVIGALLLAAVQALLLATKLVTVTCHRGPCRQRGDYEAPPEKQPNSTL, translated from the exons ATGGCCGACAGCGGGATCTACAGCTGCATTTTTCCACATCTTCAGCCGAGACAAACATACAACATTGagcttgttgttg GTGCATGCCCAAAACCATACATTGAAATACTTGATGAAACAAAGGACTggtctctgctgcagtgtgaagttCAAGGAGCTTCTCCAGAACCTAAAGTGGAGTGGAAGGACAGTGCTGGAAACATCCTTCCTGCTGAGGAGCCCCAGGTGTTGGAAAGTGGAGGCAGCTACAGCGTTACCCTCAACATCACTGTGACCAAGACAGGACGCTACCGCTGTGTGGTCACTCAGGAGGAAATTAACCATCAGACTTATGCTAAGACCTTCGTGATTGTCAGTG AGAACCCATCCAGTGTTTCAGAGGACCCATCCAACAAAGTGGCCATTGGATGGCTGGGTGGAATCGTTATAGGAGCTTTACTTCTTGCTGCAGTTCAGGCTCTGCTTCTAGCTACAAAGCTCGTCACAGTGACCTGTCATCGAG GTCCCTGCCGGCAGAGAGGCGATTATGAAGCTCCTCCAGAGAAGCAGCCTAACTCGACTCTTTGA
- the LOC115583277 gene encoding uncharacterized protein LOC115583277 isoform X2 — protein MADSGIYSCIFPHLQPRQTYNIELVVGASPKPYITTLDQTKDWSLLQCEVRGASPEPKVEWQDSSGNILPAEEPQVSERGGRYYVTLNTTVTKTGRYRCEATQEEISHQTSAEIYVFINDFQQRRNRSDESTPIAAEPQRPQVTYSTTTPHDMEQENNRRASVNRADTELTLRRKYGVWNEGFRDAAAPLKRGIIKTLMDRSDQTCSRETELICGRAGKRDRSVHRT, from the exons ATGGCCGACAGCGGGATCTACAGCTGCATTTTTCCACATCTTCAGCCGAGACAAACATACAACATTGagcttgttgttg GTGCATCTCCAAAGCCGTACATCACCACACTGGATCAAACAAAGGACTggtctctgctgcagtgtgaagttCGAGGAGCTTCTCCAGAACCTAAAGTGGAGTGGCAGGACAGCTCTGGAAACATCCTTCCTGCTGAGGAGCCTCAGGTCTCAGAGAGAGGAGGTCGTTACTACGTTACCCTCAACACCACTGTGACCAAGACAGGACGCTACCGCTGTGAAGCCACTCAGGAGGAAATTAGCCACCAGACTAGTGCTGAGATCTACGTGTTTATTAATG ATTTCCAACAGAGAAGAAACCGGTCAG ACGAATCGACTCCAATAGCTGCAGAGCCTCAGAGACCGCAGGTGACATACAGCA CCACGACTCCACATGACATGGAGCAGGAAAATAACCGCAGAGCATCAGTGAACCGAGCTGATACTGAGCTGACACTGAGACGTAAGTATGGTGTCTGGAACGAAGGGTTCAGAGATGCTGCAGCTCCACTAAAACGAGGCATTATTAAAACACTGATGGATAGGAGTGATCAGACTTgtagcagagagacagagctcATATGTGGACGAGCAGGAAAGAGGGACAGAAGTGTCCACAGGACTTAA
- the LOC115583277 gene encoding uncharacterized protein LOC115583277 isoform X4 — protein sequence MADSGIYSCIFPHLQPRQTYNIELVVERNFKDRSGEIPGACPKPYIEILDETKDWSLLQCEVQGASPEPKVEWKDSAGNILPAEEPQVLESGGSYSVTLNITVTKTGRYRCVVTQEEINHQTYAKTFVIVSENPSSVSEDPSNKVAIGWLGGIVIGALLLAAVQALLLATKLVTVTCHRGPCRQRGDYEAPPEKQPNSTL from the exons ATGGCCGACAGCGGGATCTACAGCTGCATTTTTCCACATCTTCAGCCGAGACAAACATACAACATTGagcttgttgttg AGCGAAACTTTAAAGACCGATCAGGAGAAATCCCTG GTGCATGCCCAAAACCATACATTGAAATACTTGATGAAACAAAGGACTggtctctgctgcagtgtgaagttCAAGGAGCTTCTCCAGAACCTAAAGTGGAGTGGAAGGACAGTGCTGGAAACATCCTTCCTGCTGAGGAGCCCCAGGTGTTGGAAAGTGGAGGCAGCTACAGCGTTACCCTCAACATCACTGTGACCAAGACAGGACGCTACCGCTGTGTGGTCACTCAGGAGGAAATTAACCATCAGACTTATGCTAAGACCTTCGTGATTGTCAGTG AGAACCCATCCAGTGTTTCAGAGGACCCATCCAACAAAGTGGCCATTGGATGGCTGGGTGGAATCGTTATAGGAGCTTTACTTCTTGCTGCAGTTCAGGCTCTGCTTCTAGCTACAAAGCTCGTCACAGTGACCTGTCATCGAG GTCCCTGCCGGCAGAGAGGCGATTATGAAGCTCCTCCAGAGAAGCAGCCTAACTCGACTCTTTGA
- the LOC115583277 gene encoding selection and upkeep of intraepithelial T-cells protein 2-like isoform X3 — MADSGIYSCIFPHLQPRQTYNIELVVGASPKPYITTLDQTKDWSLLQCEVRGASPEPKVEWQDSSGNILPAEEPQVSERGGRYYVTLNTTVTKTGRYRCEATQEEISHQTSAEIYVFINENSSTKLVIGLLFGVIFIAALILLVATKCFTVNCNRDFQQRRNRSDESTPIAAEPQRPQVTYSTTTPHDMEQENNRRASVNRADTELTLRRTPDPGD; from the exons ATGGCCGACAGCGGGATCTACAGCTGCATTTTTCCACATCTTCAGCCGAGACAAACATACAACATTGagcttgttgttg GTGCATCTCCAAAGCCGTACATCACCACACTGGATCAAACAAAGGACTggtctctgctgcagtgtgaagttCGAGGAGCTTCTCCAGAACCTAAAGTGGAGTGGCAGGACAGCTCTGGAAACATCCTTCCTGCTGAGGAGCCTCAGGTCTCAGAGAGAGGAGGTCGTTACTACGTTACCCTCAACACCACTGTGACCAAGACAGGACGCTACCGCTGTGAAGCCACTCAGGAGGAAATTAGCCACCAGACTAGTGCTGAGATCTACGTGTTTATTAATG AGAACTCATCCACCAAACTGGTCATTGGATTGCTGTTTGGTGTCATTTTTATAGCTGCACTTATTCTGCTTGTAGCTACAAAGTGTTTCACAGTGAACTGTAATCGAG ATTTCCAACAGAGAAGAAACCGGTCAG ACGAATCGACTCCAATAGCTGCAGAGCCTCAGAGACCGCAGGTGACATACAGCA CCACGACTCCACATGACATGGAGCAGGAAAATAACCGCAGAGCATCAGTGAACCGAGCTGATACTGAGCTGACACTGAGAC GTACCCCTGACCCAGGAGATTGA
- the LOC115583277 gene encoding uncharacterized protein LOC115583277 isoform X1 yields the protein MADSGIYSCIFPHLQPRQTYNIELVVGASPKPYITTLDQTKDWSLLQCEVRGASPEPKVEWQDSSGNILPAEEPQVSERGGRYYVTLNTTVTKTGRYRCEATQEEISHQTSAEIYVFINENSSTKLVIGLLFGVIFIAALILLVATKCFTVNCNRDFQQRRNRSDESTPIAAEPQRPQVTYSTTTPHDMEQENNRRASVNRADTELTLRRKYGVWNEGFRDAAAPLKRGIIKTLMDRSDQTCSRETELICGRAGKRDRSVHRT from the exons ATGGCCGACAGCGGGATCTACAGCTGCATTTTTCCACATCTTCAGCCGAGACAAACATACAACATTGagcttgttgttg GTGCATCTCCAAAGCCGTACATCACCACACTGGATCAAACAAAGGACTggtctctgctgcagtgtgaagttCGAGGAGCTTCTCCAGAACCTAAAGTGGAGTGGCAGGACAGCTCTGGAAACATCCTTCCTGCTGAGGAGCCTCAGGTCTCAGAGAGAGGAGGTCGTTACTACGTTACCCTCAACACCACTGTGACCAAGACAGGACGCTACCGCTGTGAAGCCACTCAGGAGGAAATTAGCCACCAGACTAGTGCTGAGATCTACGTGTTTATTAATG AGAACTCATCCACCAAACTGGTCATTGGATTGCTGTTTGGTGTCATTTTTATAGCTGCACTTATTCTGCTTGTAGCTACAAAGTGTTTCACAGTGAACTGTAATCGAG ATTTCCAACAGAGAAGAAACCGGTCAG ACGAATCGACTCCAATAGCTGCAGAGCCTCAGAGACCGCAGGTGACATACAGCA CCACGACTCCACATGACATGGAGCAGGAAAATAACCGCAGAGCATCAGTGAACCGAGCTGATACTGAGCTGACACTGAGACGTAAGTATGGTGTCTGGAACGAAGGGTTCAGAGATGCTGCAGCTCCACTAAAACGAGGCATTATTAAAACACTGATGGATAGGAGTGATCAGACTTgtagcagagagacagagctcATATGTGGACGAGCAGGAAAGAGGGACAGAAGTGTCCACAGGACTTAA